In Desulfomonile tiedjei, the DNA window CGGGGCTCCGGTTGGGAAGGAACAGGGTGAGGAGAAAAACAACCAGCCACCACACGGCGTATCCTACCATGACAGAGACCATAGCCACAGGCGCCAGAGCAAGGGAGACGTAAAAGAGCATTTCTCTCTCAGAAAAAAAGCCTCCAAATATCAGCGCCACCATAGCCAGAACAAAAACGGCCAAGGTAACAATCCCCCCGACTGCCAAAGCTATCACCCGTGTGCGCGACATGGGCCGATATGTTATCATTGATTCCATTGCAAATCTAACCCGATTGAGGAGTCCAATCTTTCCCATCATGATAAATAATTCGGCCCCCTGTTCAGTCGACAGCGGACGGTCCAAGCCCTCCGGCTTGTCGGATGAATTCCTGCCGCTTGTTCAAAAACCGTCTCGGTACATAGGAAACGAAATAAACGCTGTTCACAAAGATCTTGCGTCAGTGAGGCTCAGAATGGGTCTTGCGTTTCCGGACGTTTACGAAGTGGGGATGTCCCATTTGGGGCTTAAGATCCTTTACTCAATCGTAAACGCCAGACCCGATCTTTATGCGGAGCGGGTGTTCGCTCCCTGGCCGGATATGGAAGATCTGATGAGGCAGCGGCAAAGTCCTTTGGTGACTCTGGAGACGGGGACGCGGCTCGCGGACTTGGACATCGTCGGGTTTTCTCTGCAATACGAACTCTGCGCAACCACGGTGCTCCAGATGCTTCATCTAGGAGGCATTCCTCTGCGGGCCGAAAACCGAGTAGATGGAGACCCTGTGATTGTCGGGGGCGGGCCCGTGGCTTTCAATCCAATGCCGTTGGCCGCGTTTTTCGATGCTCTAGTTGTGGGGGACGGGGAAGAGATAATCCTGGAGTTGGCCGACACCTATATAGAATGGAAGGAGCAAGGCGGTGCTAGGGAAGAGCTTCTCCAACGGTGGAAAGGCCTCCCGGGAGTATTTGTTCCCGCGCTGCACCGCAAAGGTGAGGTTGTCTTCAAACGGCTGGTACCTGACCTGGACAAGGCCCTGTTTCCGTGCCGATTCCTGGTCCCCTTCTCGGAGGTGGTTCATGACCGCGTGGGAGTGGAGATTTCGCGCGGCTGCACGCGTGGCTGCCGTTTCTGTCAGGCAGGGATGCTTTACAGGCCGGTTCGGGAGAGGGAACCGGAGACCATTTTACAATTGGCCAGGGAAAACATTGCTGCCACGGGCTGGGACGAGATCGCGCTGCTCTCCCTTTCGTCGGGGGACTATTCTCGCATAGGAGATCTTATCAAGCGGATGTCCGAGGAAACCGCGCCGGCAATGGTTGCTCTTTCCCTGCCATCCTTGCGCACGGATACATTCGAAGCCGAAATGGCGGAGCAGATACGCAAAGTGCGCAAGACCGGGTTCACCCTGGCTCCCGAAGCCGGGACCGACAGGCTGCGCAGAATCATCAACAAAGGGAATACCGAGGAAGACCTGGAGCGCGCGGTTACCGCTGCGTTTGAGGCAGGATGGAAGTCGGTCAAACTGTATTTTATGGTCGGTCTCCCCTTCGAGACCGACGAAGACCTGGACGGCATAGCAAACCTCATCCGAAAGGCCTCCAAATGGGCCAAGGGCGGGAAAATCACCGCGTCGGTCTCCACTTTCGTCCCCAAATCTCATACCCCTTTTCAATGGGCGGAACAGATCTCCATTGACGAGACACGACGGAGACAGCAGTACATCAGACGCTATTTCCAGAAGGGAAGGGTGCGGGTGAAGTTTCACGACGCGAGAGTCTCCTTCCTGGAAGGGGTCATTGCCAGAGGTGACGAAAACCTGGGGGGCGTGATTGAACGAGCCTTCTTCAAAGGTGCGCGACTGGATGGATGGGATGAGCACTTGAAGTTCGACCTATGGATGGAAGCTTTTCAAGAGGAAGGGATAGACCCCGCAAATTATCTCCTTGCCAGACCAGTCGAGGAGGGATTGCCGTGGGCGGTCGTGAATGCAGGTGTCCGGACCGAATACCTGATTGAGGAGTGGGAAAAAGCCAAATCAGAAGCCGCGACGCTTGATTGTCGATTCGGAGAGTGCGGCGGTTGCGGAGTGTGCGACTTCGATGAAATTTTTCCTCGCCTGGCTTCAGACCGGGAGCTCCCCGAATTCAGGCCCGGCGAGTTGCCGGCTTCGGAATCACCGCGGCGCCTTCGCCTGCGGTACGGCAAGATCGGACGAATGAGATTCCTCGGCCATCAGGATATTATTCGACTCTTCCATAGGGCCTTCCGCAGGTTAGGCCTGCGGCTGGATTATTCCAAGGGCTTCCATCCGCATCCCAGATTGCGCTTCTCTCCGCCGCTTGCTCTGGGCCTGGAGAGCGTCGCTGAATATTTGGATTTTGACCTTGTTAACTGTCATCTCACCCATGAGGAGATTTTTCACGCTCTTGCTCGGGCTCTTCCCGAAGGTGTTAAGCCTTTGAAACTCGATGAAATTTCTTTGAGCGATCCGTCTATTTGTGGTAAAATTCGACAGTTTAAGTATCAGATCTCGGTTGAGGGCTCTCTGCCGGTTGAAGAGATAAGGCGAAGGGTTGCCGAATTCAAATCTTCGCCGACCGTCCAACTGAACAGAGAACGCGGTGGAAAGACCGACACCCGCAATTTGAAAGATTGGGTGGAGAGTCTTGAGTTCGCGGATAATCGCTTGGAAATGAGTGTCGCATCAGGTCCTTCGGGATCTATACATCCGTTGGATGCTCTTTGCGTCATCCTCGGGCAGGGCAGGGACAAGATAAGAACAATGAAGATATTGAAGACATCCGCAATATTGGAGGCTGCCGAAAGTAGCGGATAAGGTTAATGTTATGGGCAATGAGATAATAATAAACGTCACCCCTCGCGAGACTCGCTTAGCCCTTGTCGAAAATGGCCAAGTGGCCGAGATTCATCTAGAGCGTAAGGGCGAGCGCGGCATCGTAGGGAATATCTACAAAGGACGTGTTATCAAAGTGCTGCCGGGGATGCAGGCGGCTTTCGTGGACATTGGGCTCCCGCGCGCGGCCTTTCTCTACGTGGGGGACATTCACCACCATATCCGAGACCTGGACTTCATGGATAATGAAGAAGAGAACGAGGAGACCGAGCCGGAAGAAGAGGCTATAACCGAGGCCATAGCGGAGCCCGGACCGCCTTTTGCGCCGATTGAAGACCTGA includes these proteins:
- a CDS encoding TIGR03960 family B12-binding radical SAM protein, which encodes MSDEFLPLVQKPSRYIGNEINAVHKDLASVRLRMGLAFPDVYEVGMSHLGLKILYSIVNARPDLYAERVFAPWPDMEDLMRQRQSPLVTLETGTRLADLDIVGFSLQYELCATTVLQMLHLGGIPLRAENRVDGDPVIVGGGPVAFNPMPLAAFFDALVVGDGEEIILELADTYIEWKEQGGAREELLQRWKGLPGVFVPALHRKGEVVFKRLVPDLDKALFPCRFLVPFSEVVHDRVGVEISRGCTRGCRFCQAGMLYRPVREREPETILQLARENIAATGWDEIALLSLSSGDYSRIGDLIKRMSEETAPAMVALSLPSLRTDTFEAEMAEQIRKVRKTGFTLAPEAGTDRLRRIINKGNTEEDLERAVTAAFEAGWKSVKLYFMVGLPFETDEDLDGIANLIRKASKWAKGGKITASVSTFVPKSHTPFQWAEQISIDETRRRQQYIRRYFQKGRVRVKFHDARVSFLEGVIARGDENLGGVIERAFFKGARLDGWDEHLKFDLWMEAFQEEGIDPANYLLARPVEEGLPWAVVNAGVRTEYLIEEWEKAKSEAATLDCRFGECGGCGVCDFDEIFPRLASDRELPEFRPGELPASESPRRLRLRYGKIGRMRFLGHQDIIRLFHRAFRRLGLRLDYSKGFHPHPRLRFSPPLALGLESVAEYLDFDLVNCHLTHEEIFHALARALPEGVKPLKLDEISLSDPSICGKIRQFKYQISVEGSLPVEEIRRRVAEFKSSPTVQLNRERGGKTDTRNLKDWVESLEFADNRLEMSVASGPSGSIHPLDALCVILGQGRDKIRTMKILKTSAILEAAESSG